Below is a genomic region from Escherichia ruysiae.
TACGCCATTCGTGCAGGTCGGAACTTACCCGACAAGGAATTTCGCTACCTTAGGACCGTTATAGTTACGGCCGCCGTTTACCGGGGCTTCGATCAAGAGCTTCGCCTTGCGGCTGACCCCATCAATTAACCTTCCGGCACCGGGCAGGCGTCACACCGTATACGTCCACTTTCGTGTTTGCACAGTGCTGTGTTTTTAATAAACAGTTGCAGCCAGCTGGTATCTTCGACTGATTTCAGCTCCACGAGCAAGTCGCTTCACCTACATATCAGCGTGCCTTCTCCCGAAGTTACGGCACCATTTTGCCTAGTTCCTTCACCCGAGTTCTCTCAAGCGCCTTGGTATTCTCTACCTGACCACCTGTGTCGGTTTGGGGTACGATTTGATGTTACCTGATGCTTAGAGGCTTTTCCTGGAAGCAGGGCATTTGTTGCTTCAGCACCGTAGTGCCTCGTCATCACGCCTCAGCCTTGATTTTCCGGATTTGCCTGGAAAACCAGCCTACACGCTTAAACCGGGACAACCGTCGCCCGGCCAACATAGCCTTCTCCGTCCCCCCTTCGCAGTAACACCAAGTACAGGAATATTAACCTGTTTCCCATCGACTACGCCTTTCGGCCTCGCCTTAGGGGTCGACTCACCCTGCCCCGATTAACGTTGGACAGGAACCCTTGGTCTTCCGGCGAGCGGGCTTTTCACCCGCTTTATCGTTACTTATGTCAGCATTCGCACTTCTGATACCTCCAGCAACCCTCACAGGCCACCTTCGCAGGCTTACAGAACGCTCCCCTACCCAACAACACATAGTGTCGCTGCCGCAGCTTCGGTGCATGGTTTAGCCCCGTTACATCTTCCGCGCAGGCCGACTCGACCAGTGAGCTATTACGCTTTCTTTAAATGATGGCTGCTTCTAAGCCAACATCCTGGCTGTCTGGGCCTTCCCACATCGTTTCCCACTTAACCATGACTTTGGGACCTTAGCTGGCGGTCTGGGTTGTTTCCCTCTTCACGACGGACGTTAGCACCCGCCGTGTGTCTCCCGTGATAACATTCTCCGGTATTCGCAGTTTGCATCGGGTTGGTAAGTCGGGATGACCCCCTTGCCGAAACAGTGCTCTACCCCCGGAGATGAATTCACGAGGCGCTACCTAAATAGCTTTCGGGGAGAACCAGCTATCTCCCGGTTTGATTGGCCTTTCACCCCCAGCCACAAGTCATCCGCTAATTTTTCAACATTAGTCGGTTCGGTCCTCCAGTTAGTGTTACCCAACCTTCAACCTGCCCATGGCTAGATCACCGGGTTTCGGGTCTATACCCTGCAACTTAACGCCCAGTTAAGACTCGGTTTCCCTTCGGCTCCCCTATTCGGTTAACCTTGCTACAGAATATAAGTCGCTGACCCATTATACAAAAGGTACGCAGTCACCCTGATAAATCAAGGCTCCCACTGCTTGTACGTACACGGTTTCAGGTTCTTTTTCACTCCCCTCGCCGGGGTTCTTTTCGCCTTTCCCTCACGGTACTGGTTCACTATCGGTCAGTCAGGAGTATTTAGCCTTGGAGGATGGTCCCCCCATATTCAGACAGGATACCACGTGTCCCGCCCTACTCATCGAGCTCACAGTATGTGCATTTTTGTGTACGGGGCTGTCACCCTGTATCGCGCGCCTTTCCAGACGCTTCCACTAACACACACACTGATTCAGGCTCTGGGCTGCTCCCCGTTCGCTCGCCGCTACTGGGGGAATCTCGGTTGATTTCTTTTCCTCGGGGTACTTAGATGTTTCAGTTCCCCCGGTTCGCCTCATTAACCTATGGATTCAGTTAATGATAGTGTGACGAATCACACTGGGTTTCCCCATTCGGAAATCGCCGGTTATAACGGTTCATATCACCTTACCGACGCTTATCGCAGATTAGCACGTCCTTCATCGCCTCTGACTGCCAGGGCATCCACCGTGTACGCTTAGTCGCTTAACCTCACAACCCGAAGATGTTTCTTTCGATTCATCATCGTGTTGCGAAAATTTGAGAGACTCACGAATAATCTTTCGACTATTCAGTGTTTCAATTTTCAGCTTGATCCAGATTTTTAAAGAGCAAATATCTCAAACATCACCCGAAGATGAGTTTTGAGATATTAAGGCAGGTGACTTTCACTCACAAACCAGCAAGTGGCGTCCCCTAGGGGATTCGAACCCCTGTTACCGCCGTGAAAGGGCGGTGTCCTGGGCCTCTAGACGAAGGGGACGTATCAGTCTGCTTCGCAAGACGCCTTGCTTTTCACTTTCTATCAGACAATCTGTGTGAGCACTTCAAAGAACGCTTCTTTAAGGTAAGGAGGTGATCCAACCGCAGGTTCCCCTACGGTTACCTTGTTACGACTTCACCCCAGTCATGAATCACAAAGTGGTAAGCGCCCTCCCGAAGGTTAAGCTACCTACTTCTTTTGCAACCCACTCCCATGGTGTGACGGGCGGTGTGTACAAGGCCCGGGAACGTATTCACCGTGGCATTCTGATCCACGATTACTAGCGATTCCGACTTCATGGAGTCGAGTTGCAGACTCCAATCCGGACTACGACGCACTTTATGAGGTCCGCTTGCTCTCGCGAGGTCGCTTCTCTTTGTATGCGCCATTGTAGCACGTGTGTAGCCCTGGTCGTAAGGGCCATGATGACTTGACGTCATCCCCACCTTCCTCCAGTTTATCACTGGCAGTCTCCTTTGAGTTCCCGGCCGGACCGCTGGCAACAAAGGATAAGGGTTGCGCTCGTTGCGGGACTTAACCCAACATTTCACAACACGAGCTGACGACAGCCATGCAGCACCTGTCTCACAGTTCCCGAAGGCACCAATCCATCTCTGGAAAGTTCTGTGGATGTCAAGACCAGGTAAGGTTCTTCGCGTTGCATCGAATTAAACCACATGCTCCACCGCTTGTGCGGGCCCCCGTCAATTCATTTGAGTTTTAACCTTGCGGCCGTACTCCCCAGGCGGTCGACTTAACGCGTTAGCTCCGGAAGCCACGCCTCAAGGGCACAACCTCCAAGTCGACATCGTTTACGGCGTGGACTACCAGGGTATCTAATCCTGTTTGCTCCCCACGCTTTCGCACCTGAGCGTCAGTCTTCGTCCAGGGGGCCGCCTTCGCCACCGGTATTCCTCCAGATCTCTACGCATTTCACCGCTACACCTGGAATTCTACCCCCCTCTACGAGACTCAAGCCTGCCAGTATCAGATGCAGTTCCCAGGTTGAGCCCGGGGATTTCACATCTGACTTAACAGACCGCCTGCGTGCGCTTTACGCCCAGTAATTCCGATTAACGCTTGCACCCTCCGTATTACCGCGGCTGCTGGCACGGAGTTAGCCGGTGCTTCTTCTGCGGGTAACGTCAATGAGCAAAGGTATTAACTTTACTCCCTTCCTCCCCGCTGAAAGTACTTTACAACCCGAAGGCCTTCTTCATACACGCGGCATGGCTGCATCAGGCTTGCGCCCATTGTGCAATATTCCCCACTGCTGCCTCCCGTAGGAGTCTGGACCGTGTCTCAGTTCCAGTGTGGCTGGTCATCCTCTCAGACCAGCTAGGGATCGTCGCCTAGGTGAGCCGTTACCCCACCTACTAGCTAATCCCATCTGGGCACATCCGATGGCAAGAGGCCCGAAGGTCCCCCTCTTTGGTCTTGCGACGTTATGCGGTATTAGCTACCGTTTCCAGTAGTTATCCCCCTCCATCGGGCAGTTTCCCAGACATTACTCACCCGTCCGCCACTCGTCAGCAAAGAAGCAAGCTTCTTCCTGTTACCGTTCGACTTGCATGTGTTAGGCCTGCCGCCAGCGTTCAATCTGAGCCATGATCAAACTCTTCAATTTAAAAGTTTGATGCTCAAAGAATTAAACTTCGTAATGAATTACGTGTTCACTCTTGAGACTTGGTATTCATTTATCGTCTTGCGACGTTAAGAATCCGTATCTTCGAGTGCCCACACAGATTGTCTGATAAATTGTTAAAGAGCAGTGCCGCTTCGCTTTTTCTCAGCGGCGCGGGGTGTGCATAATACACTTTCCCGCTACAGAGTCAAGCATTTTTTGCTTTTCTCTGTTGAGATTCTCAGGAGAACCCCGCTGACCCGGCGGCGTGTTTGCCGTTGTTCCGTGTCAGTGGTGGCGCATTATAGGGAGTTATTCTGAGCTGACAAGAGGAAATTTAAAATAATTTTCCGAATGCGCAACATTCAACCAAATCAGCCTGAAACTGCCAGTTTTTCGAGCGTTTTGAAACCGTAACGCTGTAAAACGGGCAATAATTGTTCTGCTTCCGGCGTCATTGCCATACAAAAGGCAACATTCGCATCGGCAGATTTTGCATCCGGGGCTTCATGTTCTAACAACCAGGCCGTTCGGCGGGCAATTGCTGCGCCAGAATCTACCAGCCGTGTTCCCTCTGGTAGCACCTGTAACAGTTCTTCTCGTAATAGAGGGAAATGAGTACACCCCAGAACAACAGTATCTGGTGGCTCTTTCATTCTTAACCACGGACGCAAGATACGCTTTAGCGCATCCAGAGAAACTTCGTCGCCATGCAGTTTCGCTTCAGCCAGCTCAACCATCTCTGCCGATCCGAGCATTTCTATCTGACATTCATTGGCGAAACGCGCAATCAGTTCATGGGTATAAGAACGTTTAACTGTTCCGCGAGTTGCCAGCAATCCAACAATGCCATTAGCGGTCAGACGCGCTGCGGGTTTAATCGCCGGCACGACGCCGACAACCGGGAAAGCGAACTTTTCGCGCAAAGCAGGAAGCGAAACGGTGCTGGCGGTGTTGCAGGCCACCACAGCCAGCGCAAGGGGATAATGCTCTTGCACCGCAGTGACAATTTCCACCACTCGCTCAACAATAAACGCTTCGCTTTTTTCGCCATACGGGAAAGCGACATTATCGAAAGCATAAATGTAATGGAGATCCGGTAAGAGACGCCGGATCTCGTCATAGACCGACAGCCCACCGACGCCGGAGTCAAACACCAGCACGGTGGGACGTGGTTCAGAAGGTGTAGCTGCCAGACAAGGTGTATTCCCGTCCTGCAGTTTGGTAGCCATAGACTGTCTCGTAATCTTTGTCGAACAAGTTGGCTATTTTACCACGAACAGTCAGATGAGAGGTGACCGGATACGCAACCGCAAGATCCCACAAGCTCACACCGCCCATTTTAACGGTTTGATAAGGATAAGATGAGTAATCCTTATCATAGCGAGTGCCTAAATACTGATAAGTAATACCCCAGTCGAAGTCATACAGTTGCCAGTCGAGCTGATATTTCACCTGCTGTTTAGCGCGACGTAGCAACGGCGTGTCGGTAATCGCGTTACGCGCATCGACATAATCATAACTCACCGTATGCGTCAGCGGTCCGGTATCAAAATTGGCGGTCGCCTCGACGCCCTTAATCCGCGCTTTCCCTTCGTTGTAGTATTTGAGGGTGTGATCATCGTAATCGATCAAGTCACTAACATCGTTACGGTATCCGGAAATACGCCAGTTCACTCCAGCAGTTAAGCCTTCAAACGCCCCTTCCCACTGTTTGCTTTTCTCAGGGTTCAGATCCGGATTACCGTAGAAGCCATAGAGTTGCCCAAGATTAGGTGCCTTGTACGACGTACCATAAGAAGCGATAAACCGATAACCTTCGATGAATTCCCAACCGACGCTGGTTTGCCAGGTTCCATGACGACCAAACTGTGAGTTATCGTCGCTGCGTGCTGCGCCTTCAAAGGTAAAATCGCCGACTTGTTGCAGCCCGGTCAGATAGATGCCGGTATTACGTTGATCATATCCATCCTCAACATAACCTGTACCCGGCGTCGTAGTCTGTTTCTGCCAGTCGACACCCGCACCAATACTACCGTGACCAACGATGACATTGTTTGCCCACTGAACGGTGTATTGCTTCATCTCATCAAGCGTTGCGGACGAATCATAACGACCATAATGGGGATCGTAGTTGTAATCTTTGCTATGGCTATAGCTGGTAATGAGTTGTGATTTAATCAGTTCGCCGTTATAGCGCAGCCCGGCATCCCAACTTTGGCTATAGAGTTTGCGAGTATCGAGCAGCGGCGAGCCGGGAGAATAATACGCGTCATAATTGGTACGGTTATCATAGCCATAGCCGCGCACAAAGCCGCTCCAGGCATCAGTAAAGTTATGCTCCAGCGCGCCATAAAGCGTTTTACTTAAGAAACCATCGTTATCTGGCTGCGCTTGCGTTCCGGTATTGCCATAAGCGACAACATCATAACCATGAGTATGGGCATAATCGCCCAACAACGTTACTCGTGTCTTATCCCCCAGTTGTTGCTGCGTAGAGACATCATAGTTCTGATAACTATGGCTTCCCCACCCTGCTGAAATTTCCGTTCCGGGTTCATCGCGCGTCGTGATGATATTCACCACCCCGCCTATTGCATCGGAACCATATACGGCGGAACGCGGCCCACGGATATATTCAACACGCTGGACAAGCGCAATAGGGAACTGACTAAGGTCAGCAGAACCACTCACCCCCGCCAGATTCAGGCGCACACCATCAATTAACACCAACACATGACTGGCATTTGTACCGCGAATAAAAATAGATGAGAGCTGACCTGAACCGCCGTTTTGGGTGATATCCACACCAGGGAGACGGCGCAGCACATCATTGACCGAGGTCGACTGCCAGCGGTCGATATCCTGACGCGTCACAACGGTGGTTGGTGCAAGCACAGTGCTGCGCGGCTGTTCAAAACGGTTAGCAGTAACGACGAGAGTATCCGGGCTGGTATCCTGTGCCCAAGCGGAAAAGGCTGTGACGGAACACGCCGTCAGCAGCGAAGCTTTTTTAATCATTGTAAAGCATCCACAATAGAAGAAGGATGCCGCAGGTTTCACCAATATTACGCGATGATGAGAACCAGATGCGACGTTAGCCGGCAGGTCTTCGGGCTTGGAGGGGTATCTGAGGATACAAAGAGATGATGACTTCCCACCGGATGGCAGTGTCCGCATTACGCAATCATCGCACCTTTCCTTACCGCTGCGCGTCAGCTCCAGATTCGCACTGGATTCCCTATTAACTCACAGGACCGGCGAGTGGATGCTACAGGTTGTAACAAGTTGCTGTCCAGACGTAGCTCACAAATAGGAATCTATCAAGATCTGGACATCTGATGAGCAATCCCTACAATCGCCGCGTACATTTCATTTTCAGGATACATCATGACCCCCGAACACCTTCCAACAGAACAGTATGAAGCGCAGTTAGCCGAAAAAGTGGTACGTTTGCAAAGTATGATGGCGCCGTTTTCTGACCTGGTTCCGGAAGTGTTTCGCTCGCCGGTCAGTCATTACCGGATGCGTGCAGAGTTCCGCATCTGGCACGATGGCGATGACCTGTATCACATCATTTTCGATCAACAAACCAAAAGCCGCATCCGCGTGGATAGCTTCCCCGCCGCCAGTGAACTTATCAACCAGTTGATGGGCGCGATGATTGCGGGTGTGCGCAATAATCCCGTTCTGCGCCACAAGTTGTTCCAGATTGATTACCTCACCACGCTGAGCAATCAGGCGGTGGTTTCCCTGCTGTACCATAAAAAGCTGGATGACGAGTGGCGCCAGCAGGCAGAAGCCCTGCGCGATGCACTGCGAGCGCAGAATCTGAATGTGCATCTGATTGGTCGGGCAACGAAAACCAAAATCGAGTTGGATCAAGATTACATCGACGAACGTCTGCCGGTTGCAGGGAAAGAGATGATCTACCGTCAGGTGGAGAACAGCTTCACTCAGCCGAACGCGGCGATGAATATTCAGATGCTGGAATGGGCGCTGGATGTAACCAAAGGTTCAAAAGGTGATTTACTGGAGCTGTACTGCGGCAACGGTAATTTTTCATTAGCTCTGGCGCGCAATTTTGATCGAGTATTAGCTACCGAAATCGCTAAGCCATCGGTCGCTGCCGCGCAATACAATATTGCTGCTAACCATATTGATAACGTACAAATTATTCGTATGGCGGCGGAAGAGTTTACCCAAGCGATGAATGGTGTGCGCGAGTTTAACCGCCTGCAAGGGATCGATTTAAAGAGTTATCAGTGCGAAACCATTTTTGTCGATCCGCCGCGCAGCGGTCTGGACAGTGAAACCGAGAAAATGGTGCAGGCGTATCCGCGTATTTTGTACATCTCCTGCAACCCGGAAACGTTATGCAAGAATCTGGAAACATTAAACCAGACGCACAAAGTTGAACGTCTGGCTCTGTTTGATCAGTTCCCCTACACGCACCATATGGAGTGCGGCGTGTTACTGACGGCGAAGTAAAACCCATGCCGGATGCGCCAGCATCCGGCATGTTACTGATTACTCAGCAACTTCCTGCTTACGGTTACGCATCTTCGCGCCAATCCAGAACACCATAATGACGGACAGCACTGCCGGGAAGAAGTTAGAACCGATATCCGGATATTCCGCACGAACCACCGTGCTGTACAGCAGAACGCCGAGAATAAAACAGGCGGCAGCCAGCCCCGGCAAGCCTACCGGCATGGTGCGATTAAGATAACGTTGATGCAGGCAGTAAACCGTCAGCACCAGGGAAATAATCGGGAATACAGAAAATGGCACAATGGAACTAAACAGCGCCGCAAAAGTACCATTGATCGATAAGCCAGCAACCAACGCCAGCAGCAGCGTACCTCTATCTTGATTTGCTTGTTTCATTACTCGTCCTTCACATTTCCCGGAATAGTTGCGGTTTTCTCTTGTTCACGGCGATACCAGTAATAAGCCCCTTTCGAAATCATTCGCAGTTGCAGTACCAGTCGCTCTTCTAATTGCCGACGTTGTTCAACGCCAACATCCAACGCCTCGGCACCCGCACTGAAGACAATCGTCACCATTGCTTCGGCTTGCGCTTCAGTAAACGCACGAGGCATGTGGTTTTCGAGTTCCAGATAGTCCGCAAGTTCCGCAATGAAGTGCTGAATTTCACGCGCAACGGCGGCACGAAACGCAGCGGAAGTGCCGGAGCGTTCCCGCAATAATAACCGGAAGGCGTTCGGATTATTACCGATGAACTCCATAAATGTGGAGACCGAGGTACGGATCACACTCCCGCCTTTGGCAATACGCTGACGCGCCTGGCGCATGAGTTGGCGCAGCATCAAACCGCTCTCATCAACCATGGTCAGACCAAGTTCGTCTACGTCGCGGAAATGCCGGTAAAAAGAGGTGGGAGCAATGCCCGCTTCTCGCGCCACTTCACGCAAACTCAGGCTGGCGAAGCTGCGTTCAGCACTTAATTGGCTAAATGCGGCTTCCACCAGCGAACGGCGGGTTTTTTCTTTTTGTTGCGCTCTTACGCCCATCACAATGTCTGAATCCTTGCCAAAAGTACTGCTGGCACTATACCAGAGAATGAACATACTGGATTGCTCCAGTGTTGTGAATGAACGGTAACGCAATAAAACACATTTACTGCAGCTCTTTGGCTGGTTCTTTCACAAACAACAACGCCAGCATCGACAGCAACGTGCCGCCGCCCAGATACCACGCCGGAGCCGTCAGACTCTCCAGTAACACGATAGATTGCGTGGCGAAATATTGTGCAAAACCACCAAAAATTGCCACACCAATGCTATAAACCAGCGCGAAGCCCAATGCCCGGATCCGTTTCGGCAATAGTTCGGAAATCAACAACATTACCGGCACACCGCCAAGCGTAGTAAAGCTGACCATCACGAAAACCACCGTCAGCAACATGCCAGGGCTTGGGTAATTCACCAACAGCCAGAACGAAGGCCAGCTACAGAGAAGCACCATCACACGGGAGATTAAAATCAGCTTTTTACGCCCGACCGAATCACACAGCATCCCCACCAGCAGCGCCCCCACAAAAGTAATAACGCCAGCCAGTAACATCGCTGCATGAGAATAATGTTGAGGCATCGCCAGATACTTCGCCGCCCAGGTGCCGTAGTAAAAGAGGGAGATATAGGTTGCTACCGTACTGCCAATCGCGAGTAAAACACCGTTAGCGAGAGTCGCTTTATGTTGCAAAAGCAGGGAAAACGTACTTTCGCTGGCAGCAGCACTCTTCTTATTCGCCACTTCAGGCGCATCATTTTCCAGACTCAGGCGCAGCCAGCAACCGATGGGTGCTAACAGCACACCAATAAAAAACGGCACTCGCCAGCCCCATTCCGCCATTACGGTCTCTGAACCTGTGGCAAACGGCAGCCATGCACTCAACCCTAAAGCGACGATGCCACCAAAGGTCGTTGCCAGCCCCTGGGTCGCCAGCGACCAACTGCTGTAAAAGCCGCGACGATTTGCCGGCGCAGACTCAACCAGCAAAGACATTGAGGCGCCGACTTCACCACCTGCCGCAACGCCCTGGATCAGACGCGCCAGCACCAGCGTTGCCGTTCCCCAATAGCCCGCCGTCGCATAGGTCGGCGCGATGCCGATCATCAGTGTACCAAGGCTCATCAGGGCAATGGTGAACACCATCGCGGGTTTGCGTCCGAAACGATCGGCCCAGGCGCCAACGATAATCCCACCGAGCGGGCGCATAAAAAAACTCACGCCAAACGTTGCAAATGCCAGTAACAGCGCGACGTTATGATCGGCACTGGGAGGAAAGAAAAGTGTACTGATATAGACCACAAAAAAGTTGTAAACGCCAAAATCAAAAAATTCGAGCGCATTGCCAAACGCCGAGGCAAAAATCACCCGCTTACCGCTGGGCTTTTTCTTTACGCCCACCGATTCATTTACGATCGCCGTCATTCCATATTCCTTGCCAGAAAGTGTTGTTGTGTGTTGTTTTATTTATTGCAACCAGGCTTCTACCAGCGCGCCCCAGTAGCTACTTGCCGGCACCAGACTTGCATCGTTGAAGTCGTACCCGGGGTTATGCACCATGCAGGAACCTTCCCCGACATCACCATTACCGAACAACAGGAAAGCGCCTTTTGGCTGGGCCTCCAGCATGAAAGAGAAGTCTTCACTGCCCATCAGAGGCTTGATGCCAAACTCCGCCCTGTCTTCACCAAACGTTTCGCAGGCCACCTGGCAGGCAAATCTCGCCATCGCCTCATCATTCACTAATACCGGAGTGCCGTTAACATGCGTCACATCAGCCGTAGCGCCAAAGCTGACGGCCTGGGCTTGTGCCAGAGCAGGAATACGGGTCAGAAGAAGTTGCCGGGTTTCACGGCTAAGCGAGCGGACGCTGATTTTCATCTCGGCACTATCTGGAATGACGTTAGCGGCCTCACCCGCAACAATGCTGCCGACGGTAATGACCGCCGCTTCCAGCGGATCGACATTGCGCGACACAATACTTTGTAATGCGGTGGTGATATGTGCCGCGACCAGCACCGGGTCGATGGCTTTGTGGGGAATCGCACCATGTCCACCACAGCCACGAACCGTAATGTGGAACTGATCCATTGACGCCATCAGCGCCCCTGGCTGAAAGTAAAACTTGCCAACCGGCAGACCCGGCATATTGTGCATACCGAAAATCACATCGCAGGGGAAACGGTCAAAAAGACCTTCTTTAACCATAATCTCACCGCCGTTGATCATCTCTTCAGCTGGCTGGAAGATGAGACGCAACGTGCCGTTAAAGCGGCGGGTTTCGGCAAGATAGCGCGCGGCACCCAGCAATATTGTGGTATGCCCGTCATGCCCACAGGCGTGCATCAAACCAGGTTGTTTGCTGGACCAGGGTTTGCCGCTATTTTCATAAATCGGTAACGCATCCATATCCGCCCGCAAACCAATACTTTTCTCTCCGTCGCCCACTTTTAAGGTGGCAACCACGCCGGTCGTCGCCAGCCCTTGCTCTACCTCATAGCCCCACTGGCGCAGCTTTTCTGCTACCAACGCACTGGTTTGAAACTCCTGTAACCCCAGCTCCGGGTTTTCATGGATCTGATGGCGAATCTCGCGCAGTTCTTCCTCAAACCCACGAATATAGTGTTCGATCATCTGCTATTCCCTTATTTATAGATAAACAGGCTAATTGACGGATTTTATTGATGGTATAAATACAAATACCCCATCAATATAAAATATTTATATATTTGTTTTATAAGAAAATTTCACAAAGACAATAACAAAAAAGCACACTTCATCAAGATAAAACTGCCAGTCACAAGAAAAAGCGATTAATAGTGAATAAATAAAATAAGAAGGAGGAAGACAAAGCAAAGGCCGCTCACGATATAGCCAGATAAATGACGGGGATCAATTGGCTTACCCGCGATAAAATGTTACCATTCTGTTGCTTTTATGTATAAGAACAGGTAAGCCCTACCATGCCACATTCCTACGATTACGATGCCATAGTAATAGGTTCCGGCCCCGGCGGCGAAGGCGCTGCAATGGGTCTGGTTAAGCAAGGTGCGCGCGTCGCAGTTATCGAGCGTTATCAAAATGTTGGCGGCGGTTGCACCCACTGGGGCACCATCCCGTCGAAAGCTCTCCGTCACGCCGTCAGCCGCATTATAGAATTCAATCAAAACCCACTTTACAGCGACCATTCGCGACTGCTCCGCTCTTCTTTTGCCGATATCCTTAACCATGCCGATAATGTGATTAATCAACAAACACGTATGCGTCAGGGATTTTACGAACGTAATCACTGCGAAATATTGCAGGGGAACGCTCGCTTTGTTGACGAGCACACGCTGGCGCTTGATTGCCCGGACGGCACGGTCGAAACGCTGACCGCAGAAAAATTTGTTATTGCCTGCGGCTCTCGTCCATATCATCCGGCGGACGTTGATTTTACCCATCCGCGCATTTACGACAGCGACTCAATTCTTAGCATGCATCACGAACCACGCCACGTGCTTATCTACGGTGCCGGAGTGATCGGCTGCGAATACGCATCGATCTTCCGTGGAATGGATGTGAAAGTGGATCTGATCAACACCCGCGATCGTTTGTTGGCGTTTCTTGATCAAGAGATGTCAGATTCTCTCTCGTACCACTTCTGGAACAGCGGTGTGGTAATTCGTCACAACGAAGAATACGAGAAGATTGAAGGTTGTGACGACGGTGTAATCATGCACCTGAAATCAGGCAAGAAACTAAAAGCCGACTGCCTGCTCTATGCCAACGGCCGCACCGGTAATACCGATTCGCTGGCGCTGCATAATATTGGTCTGGAAACTGACAGTCGTGGCCAGCTTAAGGTCAATAGCATGTATCAAACCGCACAGCCGCATGTTTATGCCGTGGGCGACGTGATTGGTTATCCGAGCCTAGCGTCGGCGGCCTATGACCAGGGGCGCATCGCCGCACAGGCGCTGGTGAAAGGTGAAGCCACCGCGCATCTGATTGAAGATATCCCTACCGGCATCTACACCATCCCGGAAATCAGCTCAGTCGGTAAAACCGAACAGCAACTGACCGCGATGAAAGTGCCGTATGAAGTGGGTCGCGCCCAGTTCAAACATCTGGCGCGAGCGCAAATCG
It encodes:
- a CDS encoding M20 aminoacylase family protein, coding for MIEHYIRGFEEELREIRHQIHENPELGLQEFQTSALVAEKLRQWGYEVEQGLATTGVVATLKVGDGEKSIGLRADMDALPIYENSGKPWSSKQPGLMHACGHDGHTTILLGAARYLAETRRFNGTLRLIFQPAEEMINGGEIMVKEGLFDRFPCDVIFGMHNMPGLPVGKFYFQPGALMASMDQFHITVRGCGGHGAIPHKAIDPVLVAAHITTALQSIVSRNVDPLEAAVITVGSIVAGEAANVIPDSAEMKISVRSLSRETRQLLLTRIPALAQAQAVSFGATADVTHVNGTPVLVNDEAMARFACQVACETFGEDRAEFGIKPLMGSEDFSFMLEAQPKGAFLLFGNGDVGEGSCMVHNPGYDFNDASLVPASSYWGALVEAWLQ
- the sthA gene encoding Si-specific NAD(P)(+) transhydrogenase → MPHSYDYDAIVIGSGPGGEGAAMGLVKQGARVAVIERYQNVGGGCTHWGTIPSKALRHAVSRIIEFNQNPLYSDHSRLLRSSFADILNHADNVINQQTRMRQGFYERNHCEILQGNARFVDEHTLALDCPDGTVETLTAEKFVIACGSRPYHPADVDFTHPRIYDSDSILSMHHEPRHVLIYGAGVIGCEYASIFRGMDVKVDLINTRDRLLAFLDQEMSDSLSYHFWNSGVVIRHNEEYEKIEGCDDGVIMHLKSGKKLKADCLLYANGRTGNTDSLALHNIGLETDSRGQLKVNSMYQTAQPHVYAVGDVIGYPSLASAAYDQGRIAAQALVKGEATAHLIEDIPTGIYTIPEISSVGKTEQQLTAMKVPYEVGRAQFKHLARAQIVGMNVGTLKILFHRETKEILGIHCFGERAAEIIHIGQAIMEQKGGGNTIEYFVNTTFNYPTMAEAYRVAALNGLNRLF